A single genomic interval of Picosynechococcus sp. PCC 7003 harbors:
- a CDS encoding biotin transporter BioY, translating into MSPKQTATTGPNWFNQLLWALIGVSLTIGGTFIEAHRLNLPWDWSVAGLQTQSLGIYCQVAAVLLTGCLGGKNAGIIAQIAYILIGLFWLPVFSQGGKLGYLTEPTFGYILGFIPAAGICGWLAFRYVLSLEALALSAFCGLIALHSCGILYLVGLTLLEKLQATELSLLQAIALYTVTPFPSQLMLVCGVAVLAYGVRRILFY; encoded by the coding sequence TTGTCCCCAAAGCAAACCGCCACTACTGGCCCGAACTGGTTTAACCAACTCCTGTGGGCATTGATCGGTGTATCCCTGACCATTGGGGGCACCTTCATCGAGGCCCATCGGCTCAATCTCCCGTGGGACTGGTCAGTGGCGGGACTGCAAACCCAATCTTTGGGGATTTACTGTCAAGTGGCGGCGGTTCTCCTCACGGGCTGTTTGGGGGGTAAAAATGCGGGCATTATCGCCCAGATCGCCTATATTCTGATCGGGTTGTTTTGGTTGCCGGTGTTCTCCCAAGGGGGGAAATTAGGATATCTGACAGAACCCACCTTTGGTTATATCCTCGGCTTCATCCCAGCGGCGGGCATTTGTGGTTGGCTTGCCTTTCGGTATGTGCTGAGTTTAGAAGCCCTCGCCCTCAGTGCTTTTTGCGGCCTCATCGCTCTCCATAGTTGCGGCATTCTTTATCTAGTGGGGTTGACCCTCTTAGAAAAATTACAGGCGACGGAACTGAGTTTGCTCCAGGCGATCGCCCTCTATACTGTGACTCCCTTTCCAAGTCAGTTAATGCTAGTCTGTGGTGTGGCTGTGTTGGCCTATGGGGTACGACGGATTTTGTTCTATTAG
- the lspA gene encoding signal peptidase II: MDLRQDLLKNRWFWLVAFLGLVLDQLTKTIVLQTLPEVGDTFALWPNVFHFTYVQNTGAAFSIFTDGVHWLRWLSLGVSVGLMALAWFGDRQTLWEQGGYGFILAGAMGNGVDRFLFGYVVDFLDFRLINFPVFNIADVCINIGIACLLLNLWFSYRLAQAESPPHSK, encoded by the coding sequence ATGGATCTGCGCCAAGATTTACTTAAAAATCGCTGGTTTTGGCTTGTTGCCTTCCTCGGATTAGTCCTTGATCAACTCACAAAAACCATTGTGCTCCAGACCTTGCCGGAGGTTGGTGATACCTTTGCCCTCTGGCCGAATGTCTTCCATTTCACCTATGTGCAAAACACTGGGGCCGCCTTCAGTATCTTTACCGATGGGGTACATTGGCTCCGGTGGTTGTCCTTGGGGGTCAGTGTCGGTTTGATGGCCTTGGCTTGGTTTGGCGATCGCCAAACCCTCTGGGAACAAGGCGGCTATGGATTTATCCTTGCGGGGGCGATGGGCAATGGCGTAGACCGCTTTTTATTTGGCTATGTGGTCGATTTTCTCGACTTTCGCCTGATTAATTTTCCTGTATTTAACATTGCCGATGTCTGTATCAACATTGGCATCGCCTGTTTATTGCTTAATTTATGGTTTTCTTACCGCCTCGCCCAAGCAGAATCCCCCCCTCACTCTAAATAA
- a CDS encoding extracellular solute-binding protein: MPNRRHFLTISALYALAGCLGGCQRTSETTLQINTLRGSISPQLLTLFRQNQGQTVTLDLKPLEQLQELFEVLQDAAMKMPETSENFFNRSATVPDLLTLGHGWYRQAIALGFIQPLSLEELTRWEELGEPWQRFLRRNIQGEIDPQGQLWGQPYRWGTTMLVYRKDKLKKLGWTPTDWADLWRPELQGKISLLNQSREVLGLLLKKQGKSYNETNPAAIADLESDFQALHRQVKFYSSTHYLQPLEMGDTWVAQGWSQDILPLLQRYRNLGAVIPASGTALWCDLWVQPQRSQTSFETLKTWLEFCWEPAAIQQISRSSHGASPLIYTATNLEPAITDNPLIYLDQNTFDASEIIEVLDPDTTAEYQKVWQRVRQG, translated from the coding sequence ATGCCCAATCGCCGCCATTTTTTGACTATTTCCGCACTCTATGCCCTTGCTGGGTGTTTGGGAGGGTGTCAACGAACCTCGGAGACAACTTTACAAATCAACACATTACGGGGGTCAATTTCGCCACAACTGTTGACATTGTTTCGGCAAAACCAAGGGCAAACGGTCACCTTAGATCTCAAACCCCTAGAGCAGCTCCAGGAATTATTTGAGGTGTTGCAGGATGCGGCGATGAAGATGCCGGAGACTTCTGAAAATTTTTTCAATCGCTCGGCAACAGTACCGGATCTGTTGACCCTAGGCCATGGCTGGTATCGACAGGCGATCGCCTTGGGATTTATTCAACCGTTATCTCTAGAAGAACTAACGCGTTGGGAAGAGTTGGGGGAACCTTGGCAACGATTTTTGCGCCGCAATATCCAAGGAGAGATCGACCCCCAAGGACAACTGTGGGGACAGCCCTACCGCTGGGGCACAACGATGTTGGTCTACCGCAAAGATAAGTTGAAAAAATTGGGGTGGACACCAACGGATTGGGCGGATCTGTGGCGGCCCGAATTACAGGGAAAAATTTCTCTGCTAAACCAATCGCGGGAAGTGTTGGGGCTTTTACTCAAAAAACAGGGCAAATCCTACAACGAAACAAATCCAGCGGCGATCGCCGATTTGGAGAGCGATTTCCAAGCCCTCCACCGCCAGGTTAAATTCTATAGTTCTACCCACTACCTCCAGCCCCTTGAGATGGGGGATACTTGGGTTGCCCAGGGGTGGTCCCAGGATATTTTGCCCCTCCTGCAACGATACCGCAATTTAGGGGCGGTGATTCCCGCCAGTGGCACGGCCCTCTGGTGTGATCTGTGGGTACAGCCCCAGCGCAGTCAAACCTCTTTTGAGACCCTAAAAACTTGGTTAGAGTTTTGTTGGGAACCGGCGGCGATTCAACAGATTTCCCGTAGTAGTCACGGTGCCTCCCCACTGATTTATACTGCGACCAATTTAGAGCCTGCCATCACTGATAATCCGTTAATTTATCTCGATCAAAACACTTTCGATGCCAGTGAAATCATTGAGGTGTTAGACCCGGACACGACGGCTGAATATCAAAA